A window of the Sporosarcina sp. FSL K6-2383 genome harbors these coding sequences:
- a CDS encoding carbamoyl phosphate synthase small subunit, with the protein MKKRLLILEDGTIFEGIAFGSDAASIGETIFTTGMTGYQETISNPSGCGQIIVMTYPLIGNYGINRDDYESIEPVANGIVVRELEDEPSNFRSGMTLCELLTLKGIPGIQGIDTRKLTRLLRDKGPLKGILTAAGEEVDVEATIAEAVNYTLPTDLVERVSTKKSYASPGSEERVVLIDYGMKHGILRELNKRNCDVIVVPYNSSPKDILSLFPDGIVLSNGPGNPEDVEGAVETIKELLGKAPIFGIGLGHQLLALACGASTVKLKNGHYGGNHPVKDLLTGRTELTSQGHGYAVVEASLEGTNLEVTHKALNDSSVEGIKSTVYEAFSVQFHPEASPGPEDSNHLFDRFTAIMKSSSREGNFNA; encoded by the coding sequence ATGAAAAAACGGTTGCTCATTTTAGAAGATGGTACGATTTTTGAAGGAATTGCATTTGGTTCTGACGCAGCTTCAATTGGGGAAACAATTTTTACAACAGGTATGACAGGCTATCAGGAAACCATTTCAAATCCATCAGGCTGTGGACAAATTATCGTTATGACGTACCCACTTATCGGGAACTACGGCATTAACCGAGACGACTATGAATCCATCGAGCCAGTGGCAAACGGTATTGTCGTTCGCGAATTGGAAGACGAACCGTCCAACTTCCGTAGCGGTATGACGCTTTGTGAATTGCTTACATTGAAAGGTATTCCAGGGATTCAAGGCATTGATACAAGAAAGCTAACGCGTCTTTTACGCGACAAAGGGCCGCTAAAAGGCATCCTGACAGCAGCAGGGGAAGAAGTAGACGTTGAGGCAACGATTGCAGAGGCGGTTAACTACACGTTACCAACGGACCTTGTCGAGCGTGTATCGACGAAAAAATCCTATGCAAGCCCAGGCAGTGAAGAGCGTGTTGTCTTGATTGACTACGGCATGAAGCATGGTATTTTACGTGAATTAAATAAACGTAATTGCGACGTCATCGTTGTTCCTTATAACTCTTCTCCGAAAGACATTCTATCTTTATTCCCAGATGGGATTGTACTGTCAAACGGACCGGGTAACCCGGAAGATGTTGAAGGTGCTGTGGAAACCATCAAAGAATTACTTGGCAAAGCACCGATTTTCGGAATTGGTCTTGGTCACCAGTTGTTAGCACTAGCTTGCGGTGCTAGTACTGTGAAATTAAAAAATGGTCATTACGGCGGCAACCATCCAGTCAAAGACTTACTGACAGGTCGTACAGAACTAACTTCTCAAGGGCATGGATACGCGGTTGTTGAAGCATCACTTGAAGGAACGAATCTAGAAGTTACACATAAAGCGTTAAACGATAGTTCGGTGGAAGGGATTAAGAGTACAGTGTACGAAGCATTTTCTGTCCAATTCCATCCAGAAGCTTCACCAGGACCAGAAGATTCGAATCACCTGTTTGACCGCTTCACAGCTATCATGAAATCGAGCAGCCGAGAGGGGAATTTCAATGCCTAA
- a CDS encoding aspartate carbamoyltransferase catalytic subunit, producing the protein MDHLVSMKQLSEEEIMVLLERAETFKNFGVREFPGKYTVSNLFFEPSTRTKMSFEMAERKLGLDVLPFESSFSSTLKGETLYDTVKTLEAIGVDALVIRHPEDGFYEELVSRTSISIINGGDGSGQHPTQSLLDLFTIKEEFGSFKGLNILIVGDIVHSRVARSNADALEKLGANVTFLCPVEWAGEFPSVNSWDEVIETSDVVMLLRVQHERHEGETLFTEESYHEQYGLTERRAEQMKEHAIIMHPGPFNRGVEIADSLIECAQSRIFKQMENGVFIRAAVLEAILKGRN; encoded by the coding sequence ATGGATCACTTAGTATCAATGAAGCAACTGTCAGAAGAAGAAATTATGGTACTACTTGAACGGGCAGAAACCTTTAAAAATTTTGGTGTACGAGAATTTCCCGGGAAATATACGGTGAGTAATTTGTTTTTCGAGCCAAGCACACGAACGAAAATGAGCTTTGAAATGGCGGAAAGAAAACTTGGACTTGATGTATTACCATTCGAATCGAGTTTCTCCAGCACCCTTAAAGGAGAAACCTTGTATGATACGGTGAAAACGCTCGAAGCAATCGGTGTTGATGCACTGGTCATCCGGCATCCCGAAGATGGCTTCTACGAGGAGCTAGTCAGTCGGACAAGTATCTCGATTATAAATGGTGGTGATGGTTCAGGTCAGCACCCGACACAATCATTATTGGACTTATTCACGATAAAAGAAGAGTTTGGCTCATTCAAAGGACTGAATATTTTGATTGTAGGAGATATCGTACATAGCCGTGTGGCGCGTTCCAATGCAGATGCCCTAGAGAAATTAGGGGCAAACGTCACATTCCTTTGCCCGGTTGAATGGGCAGGCGAGTTCCCGAGTGTCAATTCATGGGATGAAGTGATTGAAACGAGTGATGTTGTGATGCTCCTACGCGTCCAACATGAAAGACATGAAGGTGAAACGCTCTTTACGGAAGAAAGCTATCATGAACAATATGGACTGACTGAACGGCGAGCAGAACAGATGAAAGAACATGCCATCATTATGCACCCTGGCCCCTTTAACCGGGGTGTTGAAATAGCAGATAGCTTAATAGAATGTGCTCAATCAAGAATTTTTAAACAGATGGAAAATGGTGTGTTCATACGGGCAGCCGTATTAGAAGCAATTTTGAAAGGGAGGAATTAA
- a CDS encoding solute carrier family 23 protein, with protein MTEKVLDVHEKPRADRWLILSLQHMFAMFGATILVPQLVGLSPAIALLTSGIATIVFVLVTRFQVPAYLGSSFAFIIPIQVATETGGIGSAMIGSMFVALVYGIVSLVIWKTGYQWIMKVLPPIVVAPVIIVIGLALSPTAISMASTITVDDEAVYSMLHFSAALVTLATAIICLMFFKGMISLMPILIGIIVGYIYSAFIGILDFTKVLEAKMFEFPKMLIPGIDYDFVITPTLLMIMVPIAIVTISEHIGHQLVLGRIVDRDYIESPGLHRSLLGDGLGTLISGFVGGPPKTTYGENIGVLALTRVYSIYVILGAAVFAIAFSFLGKAMALIATIPTAVLGGVSILLFGIIASSGLRMLVDHKIDFGQQRNLVIASVILVIGIGGASIEFSDTFQIEGMALAAIVGVILNLVLPGKTNETLADETK; from the coding sequence ATGACTGAAAAAGTATTGGATGTTCATGAAAAGCCTAGAGCAGATAGGTGGCTCATCCTTAGTTTACAACATATGTTTGCCATGTTTGGCGCAACAATTTTAGTACCTCAACTTGTAGGATTAAGCCCAGCAATTGCCTTACTAACAAGTGGAATTGCAACAATCGTTTTTGTACTCGTAACACGTTTCCAAGTGCCTGCTTACCTAGGCTCATCATTTGCCTTCATCATCCCGATTCAAGTGGCAACTGAAACAGGCGGTATCGGTAGTGCAATGATTGGTAGTATGTTTGTAGCGCTTGTTTACGGAATCGTTTCATTGGTCATTTGGAAAACGGGTTATCAGTGGATTATGAAAGTGCTGCCGCCGATTGTTGTAGCACCAGTTATTATCGTCATCGGCTTGGCGTTATCACCGACTGCTATCAGTATGGCAAGTACAATCACAGTCGACGATGAAGCGGTTTACAGTATGCTGCACTTCTCTGCAGCATTAGTGACACTTGCGACGGCTATCATTTGCCTAATGTTTTTCAAAGGCATGATTAGCTTAATGCCCATCCTAATAGGGATTATTGTTGGCTATATTTACTCAGCATTCATTGGCATTCTTGATTTTACAAAAGTACTGGAAGCAAAGATGTTTGAGTTTCCGAAGATGCTCATTCCAGGTATCGATTATGACTTTGTTATCACGCCTACATTGCTCATGATTATGGTGCCGATTGCGATTGTTACAATTTCCGAACATATTGGTCACCAGCTCGTCTTAGGACGAATTGTGGATAGAGATTACATAGAAAGTCCAGGGTTACATCGATCACTTCTCGGTGATGGGCTTGGTACACTTATTAGTGGGTTTGTCGGTGGTCCACCGAAAACAACTTACGGTGAAAATATCGGTGTACTAGCGCTAACACGTGTCTATAGTATCTACGTTATTTTAGGGGCGGCAGTATTTGCCATCGCTTTCTCATTCTTAGGTAAAGCAATGGCCCTCATAGCAACGATTCCAACAGCAGTACTTGGTGGTGTATCCATTCTCCTATTCGGAATTATCGCCTCATCTGGATTACGTATGCTAGTGGATCATAAAATTGATTTTGGTCAACAACGCAATCTCGTTATCGCATCGGTCATTTTGGTCATTGGTATCGGTGGTGCTTCCATTGAATTTAGTGATACATTCCAAATTGAAGGCATGGCTCTGGCGGCAATCGTCGGTGTGATACTCAATCTTGTCTTACCAGGAAAAACAAATGAAACACTAGCTGATGAAACAAAATAA
- a CDS encoding RluA family pseudouridine synthase, whose amino-acid sequence MDQFEIVITEEYANNRIDKALTTVNPDWSRTQVQQWLKDGLVLVGGVQVKPNYKVKQGDTIIVDEPVPEELDVIAEDLNLDIIYEDKDVLVVNKPRGMVVHPAPGHSTGTVVNGLMHHCKDLSGINGVLRPGIVHRTDKDTSGLLMVAKNDQAHVSLVDQLVAKSVTRVYQAFVHGHIPHDNGTIDAPIGRDQRDRQSMAIVDKGKHAVTHFKVLERFGGNYTLVECRLETGRTHQIRVHMKYIGYPLVGDPKYGPKKTLEFGGQVLHAGTLGFNHPTTGEYMEFTSPPPEDFQALVDKVRKGVDKTEE is encoded by the coding sequence ATGGATCAATTTGAAATTGTAATAACAGAAGAATATGCAAATAACCGTATTGATAAGGCTTTAACAACAGTGAACCCTGACTGGTCACGAACGCAAGTCCAGCAATGGCTAAAGGACGGCTTAGTGCTAGTAGGCGGTGTTCAAGTTAAACCGAATTATAAAGTGAAGCAAGGCGATACGATTATTGTAGATGAACCGGTACCAGAGGAACTTGATGTCATTGCAGAGGATTTAAATCTTGATATCATTTATGAAGATAAAGACGTCCTTGTTGTCAATAAACCTCGCGGTATGGTTGTCCATCCAGCTCCTGGACACTCGACAGGAACAGTCGTCAATGGCCTCATGCATCACTGCAAGGACTTGTCGGGTATTAACGGTGTGCTACGCCCTGGCATTGTTCACCGAACTGACAAAGATACATCAGGACTTCTAATGGTAGCAAAAAACGATCAAGCTCATGTATCCTTAGTGGATCAGTTAGTTGCTAAATCGGTCACACGTGTGTACCAAGCGTTTGTTCATGGCCATATTCCGCATGATAATGGGACAATCGATGCGCCGATTGGTCGCGATCAACGCGATCGCCAAAGCATGGCTATTGTCGATAAAGGCAAACATGCAGTGACACATTTTAAAGTGCTCGAACGTTTCGGCGGCAATTATACACTTGTTGAATGTCGATTAGAAACCGGAAGAACGCATCAAATTCGTGTCCATATGAAATATATAGGTTATCCACTTGTTGGAGATCCGAAATACGGTCCGAAAAAAACGCTTGAATTTGGCGGACAAGTATTACATGCGGGGACACTTGGTTTTAACCATCCAACGACAGGAGAATATATGGAGTTTACAAGTCCTCCACCTGAAGATTTCCAAGCATTAGTTGATAAAGTGCGAAAAGGCGTTGACAAAACAGAAGAGTGA
- the carB gene encoding carbamoyl-phosphate synthase large subunit yields the protein MPKRQDIETILVIGSGPIVIGQAAEFDYAGTQACLSLKEEGYRVILINSNPATIMTDTEVADKVYIEPITLEFVSRIIRKERPDALLPTLGGQTGLNMAIELHESGILDELNIEILGTKLNAIHQAEDRDLFRTLMNELGEPVPESDIIHNLEEAYAFVERIGYPVIVRPAFTLGGTGGGICHDDKDLEEIVASGLKYSPVTQCLLEKSIAGFKEIEYEVMRDSADNAIVVCNMENVDAVGIHTGDSIVAAPSQTMTDRENQMLRNVSLKIIRALGIEGGCNVQLALDPHSFDYYIIEVNPRVSRSSALASKATGYPIAKLAAKIAVGLTLDEMMNPVTGTTYACFEPALDYIVTKIPRWPFDKFESAKRNLGTQMKATGEVMAIGRTFEESILKAVRSLETGQFGLSLKNGATMTDEWIEKRIRRAGDERLFFIGGAFRRGVTVAAVHEWSQIDVFFLRKLEKIVQYEAVLEANPFDFATLRTAKRMGFSDVTVAELWNTSERAIYDWRKEQGLIPVYKKVDTCAGEFESDTPYFYGTYEDENESVKSDKKSVIVLGSGPIRIGQGVEFDYATVHSVWAIQQAGYEAIIINNNPETVSTDFSISDKLYFEPLTIEDVMHIIDLEQPEGVIVQFGGQTAINLADGLEARGVKILGTTLEDIDRAENRDKFESALREIGIPQPLGKTAMSVEEAVVIANEIGYPVLVRPSYVLGGRAMEIVYREEELLHYMEHAVETSPDHPILVDRYLTGIEIEVDGICDGENVLIPGIMEHIERAGVHSGDSIAVYPPQNLSASQMETITDYTMRLAKGLKIVGLLNIQFVISEGQVYVIEVNPRSSRTVPFLSKITNIPMANIATKAILGQSIIEQGYKNGLAEAPAGVYVKVPVFSFAKLRRVDITLGPEMKSTGEVMGRDTTLEKALYKGLVAAGMEIKEYGSVLMTVSDKDKEEMVGIARRFTAIGYRILATEGTAKVLRNVDIPVKVVDKIGSEGPTLLDVIQKGEAQVVINTLTKGKQPERDGFRIRRESVENGVPCFTSLDTADAMLRVIESMTFQTEEMGKQL from the coding sequence ATGCCTAAACGTCAAGATATTGAAACTATACTAGTAATCGGGTCAGGTCCAATCGTTATCGGGCAGGCCGCAGAGTTTGACTATGCTGGGACACAAGCCTGTCTATCCTTAAAAGAAGAGGGCTACCGCGTTATTCTCATTAACTCGAACCCTGCAACGATTATGACAGATACAGAAGTAGCCGATAAAGTGTACATCGAGCCAATCACTCTTGAATTTGTCAGCCGTATCATTCGTAAAGAACGTCCCGACGCATTACTACCAACACTTGGTGGGCAAACGGGCTTAAACATGGCCATCGAATTGCATGAATCAGGTATTTTAGATGAACTTAACATTGAAATTCTAGGAACGAAGCTCAACGCCATTCATCAAGCGGAAGACCGTGATCTATTCCGTACATTGATGAACGAACTCGGTGAGCCAGTGCCAGAAAGTGATATTATCCACAATCTTGAAGAAGCCTATGCATTCGTTGAAAGAATAGGTTATCCGGTTATTGTTCGTCCTGCATTCACACTTGGAGGAACAGGAGGAGGGATTTGTCATGATGATAAAGATCTCGAGGAAATCGTCGCAAGTGGGTTGAAATATAGCCCTGTCACACAATGTTTACTCGAAAAATCAATTGCTGGCTTTAAAGAAATTGAATACGAAGTCATGCGTGACTCAGCAGATAACGCTATCGTCGTATGTAATATGGAAAACGTCGATGCTGTCGGTATCCATACAGGGGACTCCATCGTTGCGGCGCCTAGCCAGACGATGACAGACCGTGAAAATCAAATGCTACGTAATGTATCACTGAAAATTATTCGTGCACTTGGCATTGAGGGTGGCTGTAACGTTCAGCTTGCGCTTGATCCACATAGCTTCGATTACTACATCATTGAGGTAAATCCAAGGGTTAGCCGATCATCTGCACTTGCATCGAAAGCAACAGGTTATCCGATTGCGAAACTGGCTGCGAAAATTGCAGTAGGTTTAACGTTAGACGAAATGATGAACCCTGTCACTGGCACAACATACGCTTGCTTCGAACCAGCACTTGATTATATTGTCACTAAAATTCCACGCTGGCCGTTCGATAAATTCGAATCAGCAAAACGGAATTTAGGTACGCAAATGAAGGCGACTGGCGAAGTGATGGCGATTGGTCGCACATTTGAAGAGTCTATCTTGAAAGCAGTGCGTTCACTTGAAACAGGACAATTCGGCTTGTCTTTAAAAAATGGTGCAACAATGACAGACGAATGGATTGAAAAACGAATCCGTCGTGCTGGCGATGAGCGACTATTTTTCATCGGCGGAGCATTCCGTAGAGGTGTAACGGTTGCTGCGGTTCATGAATGGAGCCAAATCGACGTTTTCTTCCTACGTAAGCTTGAAAAAATCGTCCAATATGAAGCAGTCTTAGAAGCGAATCCATTTGACTTTGCTACATTGCGTACAGCAAAACGTATGGGCTTCTCCGACGTAACAGTTGCAGAACTGTGGAATACGAGTGAGCGTGCTATCTATGATTGGCGTAAAGAGCAAGGACTCATTCCAGTGTATAAAAAAGTCGATACATGTGCTGGCGAATTCGAATCGGATACACCGTATTTCTATGGCACATATGAGGATGAGAACGAATCCGTTAAATCTGACAAGAAAAGTGTCATCGTTTTAGGGTCAGGTCCAATTCGAATCGGACAAGGTGTTGAGTTTGACTACGCGACAGTACACTCTGTTTGGGCGATTCAACAAGCAGGTTACGAGGCAATCATCATCAACAACAACCCAGAAACGGTGTCAACGGACTTCTCGATTTCCGACAAATTATACTTTGAGCCACTAACAATTGAAGATGTTATGCACATCATTGATTTGGAGCAACCAGAGGGTGTTATCGTTCAGTTCGGTGGACAAACAGCTATCAACTTGGCGGATGGACTGGAAGCACGCGGCGTGAAAATTTTAGGTACAACTTTGGAAGACATTGACCGTGCGGAAAACCGTGATAAGTTCGAGAGTGCACTACGTGAAATCGGCATTCCACAACCACTTGGAAAAACGGCTATGTCAGTGGAAGAAGCAGTTGTAATTGCCAATGAAATTGGTTATCCGGTACTCGTTAGACCGTCCTATGTACTTGGCGGACGCGCGATGGAAATCGTCTACCGTGAAGAAGAGTTACTTCATTATATGGAGCATGCAGTAGAAACAAGTCCTGACCATCCAATTCTTGTTGACCGTTACTTAACGGGCATCGAAATTGAAGTCGATGGCATTTGTGACGGAGAAAATGTCTTGATTCCGGGCATCATGGAGCATATCGAACGTGCTGGGGTCCACTCAGGAGATTCGATTGCCGTCTATCCACCACAAAATCTGTCAGCTTCTCAAATGGAAACGATCACTGATTATACAATGCGCTTGGCAAAGGGCTTGAAAATCGTTGGCTTGCTTAACATCCAGTTCGTAATTTCAGAAGGGCAAGTGTACGTCATCGAGGTGAATCCACGTTCGAGCCGAACAGTGCCATTCTTAAGTAAAATCACGAATATCCCGATGGCTAATATCGCCACAAAAGCGATTCTAGGGCAGTCAATCATTGAACAAGGCTACAAAAATGGATTGGCAGAAGCACCTGCTGGCGTTTACGTCAAAGTACCTGTGTTTTCATTCGCGAAATTACGTCGGGTTGACATTACACTCGGACCTGAAATGAAATCGACTGGGGAAGTGATGGGACGCGATACAACTCTTGAAAAAGCATTGTACAAAGGCCTTGTAGCAGCAGGTATGGAAATCAAAGAATACGGCTCCGTGTTAATGACCGTGTCGGATAAAGATAAAGAAGAAATGGTTGGCATCGCGAGACGCTTTACTGCAATCGGCTATCGTATTTTGGCAACAGAAGGTACGGCGAAAGTGTTAAGAAATGTTGACATCCCAGTAAAAGTTGTCGATAAAATCGGCTCTGAAGGACCGACACTGTTGGACGTGATTCAAAAAGGAGAAGCGCAAGTCGTCATCAACACGCTGACGAAGGGCAAACAGCCTGAGCGCGATGGTTTTAGAATCCGCCGCGAATCAGTCGAAAATGGCGTACCTTGCTTCACTTCCCTGGATACGGCCGATGCCATGCTGCGTGTTATTGAATCAATGACGTTCCAAACGGAGGAAATGGGGAAACAGCTATGA
- a CDS encoding dihydroorotase has translation MEKLIQGVQMLNEAGELIIGDVKITGDKISAIGNGLDKDNAEIIEGKGLFLAPGFIDVHVHLREPGGEQKETIASGTHAAAKGGYTTICAMPNTRPVPDTKENLTLVNELIGKNARIRVLPYAAITIREAGKERTNLAELKEHGAFAFTDDGVGVQAAGMMYEAMQDAAAIGMPIVAHCEDNTLIYGGAMHEGKKNKELGLPGIPSIAESVHIARDILLAEAAGAHYHVCHVSTKESVRVIRDAKRAGIHVTGEVSPHHLLLCEDDIKGDDADWKMNPPLRGQEDLEALRAGLLDGTLDFIATDHAPHTAEEKANGMKTAPFGITGFETAFPLLYTNFVQKGIWTLKQLIDWMTQRPADVFGLPYGKLEVGSTADLVLLDLNKEQKIDRTTFVSQGKNTPFDGWECLGWPVTTIYGGQVVWEDGQ, from the coding sequence ATGGAGAAATTGATTCAAGGTGTACAAATGTTAAATGAAGCAGGCGAATTGATCATTGGGGATGTTAAAATCACCGGTGACAAAATTTCAGCAATTGGTAACGGGCTTGACAAGGACAATGCAGAAATCATCGAAGGTAAAGGGCTATTCTTAGCGCCGGGCTTCATCGACGTACATGTGCATTTACGTGAACCAGGTGGTGAGCAGAAGGAAACGATCGCAAGTGGTACACATGCAGCTGCAAAAGGTGGCTATACAACGATTTGTGCAATGCCAAATACACGTCCTGTGCCGGATACGAAAGAAAATTTAACACTTGTCAATGAATTGATTGGGAAAAACGCTCGCATCCGTGTCCTTCCTTACGCAGCTATTACCATTAGAGAAGCAGGTAAAGAGCGTACAAATCTTGCAGAATTAAAAGAGCACGGCGCATTTGCTTTCACGGATGATGGTGTTGGCGTGCAGGCAGCAGGCATGATGTACGAAGCGATGCAAGATGCAGCAGCAATTGGTATGCCAATTGTGGCCCATTGTGAAGATAACACGCTAATTTACGGCGGGGCAATGCACGAAGGTAAGAAAAACAAAGAGCTTGGCTTGCCAGGCATTCCTTCCATAGCAGAATCGGTTCATATCGCACGTGATATTTTGTTGGCAGAAGCAGCAGGTGCGCATTATCATGTGTGTCATGTCAGTACGAAGGAATCTGTACGCGTTATCCGTGATGCGAAAAGAGCGGGCATCCATGTAACAGGAGAAGTAAGCCCTCATCACCTTCTGCTTTGTGAAGATGATATTAAAGGTGACGATGCTGATTGGAAGATGAACCCGCCACTTCGTGGGCAAGAGGATCTTGAGGCACTACGCGCTGGCCTGCTCGATGGAACACTGGATTTCATCGCAACAGATCATGCTCCACATACAGCGGAAGAAAAAGCGAATGGCATGAAAACAGCACCATTCGGTATTACAGGATTTGAAACGGCATTCCCATTGCTTTACACAAACTTTGTTCAAAAAGGGATATGGACACTGAAACAACTCATTGACTGGATGACGCAAAGACCGGCGGACGTATTCGGCTTGCCATACGGTAAACTTGAAGTCGGCTCAACAGCAGACTTAGTATTACTTGATTTGAACAAAGAGCAAAAAATAGACCGTACAACATTCGTATCACAAGGGAAGAATACACCGTTTGACGGCTGGGAGTGCTTAGGCTGGCCGGTGACAACAATTTACGGCGGACAAGTCGTTTGGGAGGATGGACAATAA
- a CDS encoding dihydroorotate dehydrogenase electron transfer subunit, with protein MIIQDRMKVISQRQIGHHIFEMTLVGKLVGEITSPGQFVHIRVADSFEPLLRRPISIASIDQEAGEMTIIYRAEGRGTTLLSQKRVGDEVDVLGPLGNGFPVEETASGETAILIGGGIGVPPLYELSKQLTAQGVKCIHVLGFQSENVVFYEEKFAALGDTHIVTVDGTAGTAGFVTTVMETLGTEFATYYSCGPMPMLNAVEKMYVGKKGFLSFEQRMGCGIGACFACVCETTEGSDKAYVKVCSDGPVFPAGVVAI; from the coding sequence ATGATTATTCAAGATCGCATGAAGGTCATATCACAGCGGCAAATTGGCCATCACATTTTTGAAATGACATTGGTAGGAAAATTGGTCGGGGAAATTACTTCCCCGGGTCAGTTTGTCCACATCCGGGTAGCTGACTCCTTTGAACCACTGTTACGCCGACCAATTTCAATCGCATCCATTGATCAAGAAGCTGGCGAAATGACGATTATTTACCGCGCAGAAGGGCGAGGAACAACACTTCTTTCGCAAAAACGTGTTGGTGATGAAGTCGATGTACTCGGTCCACTTGGTAACGGTTTTCCTGTGGAAGAAACGGCATCGGGAGAGACGGCCATCTTAATTGGTGGGGGTATTGGTGTACCTCCACTTTATGAATTGTCGAAGCAATTGACGGCACAAGGCGTGAAGTGTATTCATGTACTCGGCTTTCAATCGGAAAACGTTGTATTTTATGAAGAAAAGTTTGCGGCACTTGGTGACACACATATCGTGACAGTGGATGGAACGGCAGGAACTGCTGGGTTTGTCACGACTGTTATGGAAACATTGGGTACTGAGTTTGCAACGTACTATAGCTGCGGACCTATGCCGATGCTCAATGCTGTGGAAAAAATGTACGTAGGTAAAAAAGGCTTCTTGTCATTCGAACAACGAATGGGCTGTGGCATTGGCGCTTGCTTCGCATGTGTTTGTGAAACGACAGAAGGCAGCGACAAGGCGTATGTGAAAGTATGTTCTGACGGTCCAGTCTTCCCAGCAGGGGTGGTGGCAATATGA
- the lspA gene encoding signal peptidase II, producing MFIYYGLAAFVIILDQLTKWLVVKNMELGERISIADPYLGLLSHRNRGAAWGMLEGQMWLFYIVTVVVVAGIIYFFHKEAKGSVLFGLSLMFLLGGAIGNFIDRLLRKEVVDFVDVIIPVINYDFPIFNVADAALTVGVVLIIIHVIMDEKKNKKKVS from the coding sequence TTGTTTATATATTATGGATTGGCGGCATTCGTCATTATTTTAGATCAGTTGACAAAATGGCTCGTCGTTAAAAACATGGAACTTGGCGAGAGAATCAGTATTGCAGATCCCTATTTGGGCTTGCTTTCCCATCGTAACAGAGGAGCAGCATGGGGAATGCTTGAAGGGCAGATGTGGTTATTTTATATCGTCACGGTCGTAGTTGTAGCAGGCATTATCTACTTCTTCCATAAAGAAGCGAAAGGCTCTGTCCTTTTTGGATTAAGTCTGATGTTCCTTCTGGGAGGAGCGATTGGTAACTTCATTGATCGTCTGCTACGCAAGGAAGTCGTCGATTTTGTTGACGTCATCATTCCAGTTATCAATTATGATTTCCCGATATTCAATGTAGCCGACGCAGCATTGACTGTTGGTGTAGTCTTAATCATCATCCACGTCATTATGGATGAAAAAAAGAATAAGAAAAAGGTGTCCTAA
- the pyrR gene encoding bifunctional pyr operon transcriptional regulator/uracil phosphoribosyltransferase PyrR, whose amino-acid sequence MTEKANILDEQAIGRAVTRIAHEIIERNKGIDDCILVGIKTRGAYLAKRLAEKIEQIEGKPIKTGELDITLYRDDLQPKHDNEEPLVQQVDIKHDVSDKKVVLVDDVLYTGRTVRAAMDAVMDLGRPASIQLAVLVDRGHRELPIRPDYVGKNIPTSSDERVVVSVQETDGKDSVSIHSM is encoded by the coding sequence ATGACGGAAAAGGCAAATATTTTAGATGAACAGGCTATTGGAAGAGCAGTCACAAGGATTGCCCATGAAATTATTGAACGCAACAAGGGAATTGACGATTGCATTCTTGTTGGCATTAAAACAAGAGGTGCTTATCTTGCCAAAAGACTTGCTGAAAAAATTGAGCAAATCGAAGGTAAGCCTATCAAAACAGGGGAACTGGATATTACATTATATCGAGATGATCTCCAACCGAAGCATGATAATGAAGAGCCTCTCGTCCAGCAAGTGGACATTAAGCATGATGTGTCAGATAAAAAAGTAGTACTCGTCGATGATGTGTTGTACACAGGCAGAACGGTACGTGCGGCGATGGACGCTGTGATGGATCTAGGCAGACCGGCATCCATTCAGCTGGCAGTACTAGTAGACCGGGGACACAGAGAGTTACCAATTCGCCCCGATTATGTTGGGAAGAACATACCAACATCAAGCGACGAGCGCGTTGTCGTTAGTGTACAAGAGACAGATGGTAAGGATAGTGTCTCTATTCATTCCATGTAA